The following is a genomic window from Sporosarcina jeotgali.
TTCACTGTCGTCTGTATTATTGGAAGGCGCAGTGGTTTCGTCAGATGGTGCTTCATTATTTCCGTCAGAATCATTTGGAACTGGCGGTGCCGCGCCATCAATCATTTGACGTCCATCTGTAAAGAAAATCGTGTATGTAGCAAGGTAGCGCGGAAGCCAATTGCTGTCGACTCCTTCTTCTTGGTCAATTTCTTCCGCTTCAATCGATTCAATCGAAGCGGTTTCAACAAATTCAGAAGACAACATCCGTGTTAAGTAATACGCAGCCTCTGTTTTGTCATCAAACTGGACTTCGACTGTCGCTTGGTGAGGGGCTGCAAATGCGAACGAACGGAAAAACCCGCGTGTCGGCAGTTGTGCGACTAAATCTTCGAGTAAGGGAGCAGTTTCATAACGATAGGTTTCAACCCACTGAACACTCGCGGCAAGCTGATCATGCGATTGAGCCGTATCCGAACGGTTCAATCGGCCGGTTAACTCAGATTGCGTTACCTGGAGCTTCACTAACTGATTGTCCAAACGCTCTGAGTCCGCATCGACGCTGCGAGTGAGTAAAAAGAAAATGAGCCAGAAAAGAAGGGCTGCGCCAAGAAAGCCTAGCGCGACATAAAGGAGGACTGATCGCTCCTTCTCCTTTTCTGGCAATAGATTAATATCGACTAGCATGATGCACCTCTTTCAGCGCCAATCCAATTACCCGATTGAACGACGCGGGAACGATCCCGCCGTTTGAGAATTTAAGTGATTCCGGCAACAAAGGTCCGGCGATCACGTTTAAACGGCCCGATACTTGCTTCAGCAATTCATCCAATTCCTTGTACTCTCCATTTACCAGCAAATGCGTAATGGTCGCTCCGGCGTTCCACATATTGTAGCGATAGAAATTAACGAGTTTTTCAAGCTCTTGAACAATTGCACGCGGGGACAGCGTATTCGAGTCCACCGTCAGCTCAGTTGACGAAACATCCAGTTCCGTGGCATTTTCTAAATCCACAGGACGCATAAACTGAGGATAATGTTGATGGAAAATCGAAACGACAAGCTTTCCTGCTGTTAAATCCGCTAACAGAACATGCTCGTCCCCAGTAAAGTGATGCTTGTCATGCGCCAGGCGATAAAGGGCAAGCGGCGCAATATCCGCAACAAGCGGTTCGAACTTAGCATCCGTTAACGCAGATTCGTAGCCATGGAGGACACTTTCTTTAGAGGCGATTAAAATCGCTTCATGAGCATCTTCATTCGGCAAGTACGGCACAACGTCAAAAACCGGATCATCGAACGGCAAATAGATCGACGAACCGATTTCTATGAAAAAGTGCCCTTTTAATTCATCTTCCATCACGTCTTCCGGGTACGGCACTTTCCGGATCATGACATATGTATCGGGCGCAAGAAACTGGACACTGCGTTTCGCAATGCCCCATTCCTTCGCAAGCCCGTCAAGCAAAGTTGCCAGCCCAGCAGAATCGACCACGCGACCGTCATGAACGGTGTTTGGCGGCAACGGAATTTCTACCGCTTCTTCCACTGTTAATGATTCTCCCGCTTTCAGCTTTACGTAGCGGACGGCGTCTTCTTCAATTGTAAGTGAGATGGGCCGCTTTGGGCGGGAGAATGGGAATGGCATGGGTTGGCTCCTTAAATTTTTATTTAATCAAATGTTCCCACTGTACTAGTTATTAATTTGTTTTAGGGACTACCTTAGAATTTCCACTATCTGTAATCATTTTACTAGTTGCATCTTTAAAAGTTACAGTTTCTTCGCCTTTGTACTTAGCGCTACCAGAAAATTTGTTTCCTCCAGTAGCTTTTGTGACTTTTGGTTCAGCATCAATTGTAGTAGGTTTTACGAACTTTCCGATATCATCCATATAATTACCGTCAACTAAGGTCATCAAATTAACATTTGTTGCATCCGGATTTTCCGCAAAATACATATTGGCCGCTGAAATAATTGTTTGAGCATCAGCTTTAACAGCTTTAATTCGACTATTATCAATAATTCCACCAATCGACGGCACAGCAATCGCTGCGATAATACCCAAAATCACAATAACTGCGAGCAGCTCGACGAGTGTCAAACCTTTTTCATTCTTCAACTTTTTCTGCAAAAACTTCTTCATTTGTATTCCTCCTTAGTGTACGTGCATTCTTGCTTGTTGTCAGTATACCAAAAGTTCTGGTTGTGTGGAACTATTATTCTACTAATTTATGAAATTTTAATGGACGTTAAGTTTTATATGTTACAAATTATCTATCTCATTAAACAGGCTGAACATCGGCAATAGAATTGCGAGGACAATAGTCCCGACTAATCCTGCTAATAAAACAATCATGATCGGCTCGATGAGCGCTTTCAGTCTTTCAGTGGAAGCATCGACTTCACTCTCGTAGAAATCTGCGACTTTCGCAAGCATCGCATCCAAAGAACCGGTTTGTTCTCCGATAGCGATCATGTGCGGAATTAGCGGCGGAAACGCCCAGTGCCCTTCCATCGGCTCGGTCAGTGATCCGCCCCGTTCCAACGATTCCCGCGACTTAACAAGCACTTTCTTCACAACTTCATTTTCAATCACTTTTTCTGTCATCGATATCGATTGCAGAATCGGTACCGAACTCGAGAACAGTGAACTGAGCGTACGCGTTAACGTAGCCAGAACTGATTTTTTCACAATGTCACCAAATATCGGCAGCCTAAGTAAAATCGTATCCAGCATCATTTTTCCTGCCGGGTTATTTCGAATCAGATAAAACGCAATCGCAATCGCCGCGGCCGTCATTACAATAATGTACCAATAAGACAGCGCAAAATCACTGGCGCTCATGACGAAGCGGGTCAGCAATGGCAATTCTCCGCCTACACTGGCGAACAAATCTACAAACATCGGCACGACAAACGTCAGTAAGAAAATGACAACTCCGACAGCTACAATCCCAACAACAACCGGATACGAAAGTGCGGACAACACTTTTTGACGCGTCTTGTATGCTTTTTCATAGTGAATTGCTAGCCGATCCAGTGCATCATCCAACGTACCTGACAGTTCACCGGCTTTAATCATATTCACCACAAGCGGTTCGAATGCTTTCGGATGCTTTGCGAATGAGTCCGACAAAGAACCGCCTGTCCGTAAGTCTTCATTTACCTCTATCAAGATCTTTTTAAACTGTTTTCCTTCAACTTGCAGGGCCAGTATGCGAATCGCCTCGACAATCGTTACACCCGCACGCAGCAATGTAGAAAACTGGCGCAAAAACATAATGAAGTGCTGGCGTTTTACCGGCTTCCCGATATGAATTTCTTTCGTCAGCGTCGTTTCCGCCTGCTCCGTTAAATTTTTGACACGGATTCCTTCGCGTTTTAACTTTAACGCAGCATCTCTTTTGTTATCTGCAACTACGACACCTGAACGGACCGACTTGGCGTCTCGTCCATCATATTTAAAACGAGCCACAATTATGATTCCTCCTGCAAGTAAGGCTCAGCGGTGTCATAACTGATCACTCCGCCATCCAATAACTCTTTAACAGATGCATTCATCATGTGCATCCCCATGGCACGATTTGTTTGAATGACATTGGGAATCTGATGCACCTTTTCAGAACGGATTAAATTAGCGATTGCCGCGTTCTTAATCATCAGCTCTGTCGCCGCGCGTCTGCCTGATCGGTCTTTTGTGGGGAGCAATCGCTGAGACAACACGGCCGTCAGCACTCCTGCTAGCTGAACACGAATTTGCGCTTGCTGTCCATGCGGAAAGACATCGATAATTCGGTCAATCGTCGACGCGGCACTCCATGTATGAAGTGTAGCCAGTACGAGATGCCCTGTTTCAGCGGCAGTAATCGCAGTAGAAATCGTCTCTAAATCTCGCATTTCCCCAACTAGAATGACATCGGGATCTTGACGCAATGCAGCACGCAATCCATCAGCGAATGAATCTGTATCAAAACCGACTTCTCGCTGGTCGATGATGCTCGAACCATGACTATGCATATACTCAATCGGGTCTTCCAATGTCAATATATGTTTTCTAGAAGTTTGATTTAAATAATCAATCATTGACGCCAGCGTAGTAGATTTTCCTGAGCCAGTCGGTCCCGTCACGAGAATCAGCCCCTGCTTCGTTTCTGCCAGCGTCTTTAATATACCTGGCATCTGCAAGGATTCAATCGTCGGAATATCTGTAGGAATTGTACGGAACGCCAGTGATATCACTCCGCGCTGCTGGAACGCATTCACACGAAATCGTGCAACGTTCGGGACTTCATAGGAATAGTCAATTTGACCGTTCCCTTTAAAATCAGTGAACAATTTATCAGGAACTGTCGCTTCGGCAGCGCACATTGTAAACTGTTCGTCTAAATCATCACTTCCAAAACGCTTCAAATCGCCATTAATTCGAAATACCGGCGGAGAGCCAATGGTCATGTGAATGTCAGAAGCTTGAAGTTCAACCGCTTTCGTCAGTAAATCATCGACCTGTTGTTTCATCATGAAATCCCTCCTATTCCGGCAGCGCAACACGGAGTACTTCTTCCGTCGTCGTCAGTCCTTGTATGACTTTATCCAGTCCATCATCGATTAAAAAGATGGTCCCGCTCTTAACCGCAGCTTCGCGCATTTTAGCAGGTGTTGCGTTACTGTTAATCAATTCTCGCATCGCATCGTCAATCAGCAGCACTTCGTGAATCGCAACGCGGCCTCGATAGCCCGTCATGTTACAAGCTGCGCATCCTGATCCTCGATTAATTTCTTCAACCGTTAATCCGCGCTTTGCAAAAATCTCCTGCTCGCGTGTTGTTGCAGGCATTTTCTTCCCGCAGTCCCGGCACACTTTTCGAATTAGCCGCTGGGCCACCACCGCGTTGAGTGATGCCGTCACCAGGAAGGGTTCCACACCCATATCGAGCAGTCGGGTGATCGATGCTACCGAATCATTTGTATGGATCGTGCTAAGAACTAAATGCCCGGTTAATGAGGCTCTTATCGCGATTTCAACCGTATCTCGATCGCGGATCTCCCCGACCATAACGATGTCAGGATCCTGGCGCAAGATCGACCGTAAACCAGTCGCAAAAGTCAGGCCAACATTTTGATTGACCTGAATTTGATTAACCCCCGAAAGCTGGTATTCAACGGGATCCTCAACAGTAATAATGTTAACTTCTTCGCTGTTCAATTTGTTCAGCGCTGCATATAACGTGGATGATTTACCAGACCCGGTTGGCCCGGAAATCAGCACAATTCCATTCGGCCGATTAATTTCCTCTAAAAACCGGTCCAAGTTCAGCGGATTGAAGCCCAGCTTTTTCAAATCGCTTAACGAACTGCTAAGATCCAATATCCGCATCACTATTTTCTCACCAAAGATGGTCGGTAATGTTGAAACACGCAAGTCAATGGGACGAAAATCGATCGTCGTCTTAATACGTCCATCCTGAGGCAAACGCTGTTCAGTGATATCCAGATTAGCAAGAATCTTAATCCTGGCTGTCAACATCCCCTGCATGTGTTTCGGCAGAACCCGTTCTGTTTTCAGCAACCCATCTAAACGATAGCGGATAATAAGTTCGTTTTCTTGAGGATCCAAATGGATATCACTCGCCTTTTGAGCAACTGCCGAAACCATGAGCTGGTTTACGAGACGTACAACGGGAGAATCGAGATCTGTCAGTTCTTCCTGCTGTTTTGTTTCTTCAGGTTGATCAATAAAAATATCTTCGAACGATTCGTCCTCATAATACTTTGAAATTGTCCGTAAAATATCGTCTTTTGAAGCGATCGCCGTTTCAATATGGAAACCTGTCGACAAACGTAAATCCTCAATTGTTAAATAATCCATTGGATCGCTCATCGCGACAAACAGCCTGTCGCCATCCGCCTTCAATGGAACGAGCAAGTTACGCTTCGCAAAATCCTTGTGAACGATATTAAACAATTTCGGATCGAACGGATACCGGAATAAATTGATATGAGGAATCCCGAGCTGGAATTCCAACACTTCAATCAATTGCTGTTCAGTAATATATCCACGCCCAAGCAATGCATCGCCGAGACGCTGATCTTTAGGCTTTTCCGCTAAGGCCATTTCAAGCTGAACATCTGTAATGAGTCCAGACTCAACTAGCAAATCCCCTAACCGTTTTCGTGGTGCCGCCATTGAAAAACCTCCTCCAAACCAGGTGTTACTTAATCAAATTACCGCCTTTATCATACAAGTAGTCGTCATCACCAGGCATCGGTGTTTTATTCCCATTTTCTTTCCCTAAAGAATTATTTGGGTTGTTAGATGAGTCGTTGCTTCCAGAAGGTTTGTTTTCATTTGAAGAACTTTCATCAGAATTCGACTGATTACTCGGATCTTTTCCTGTGTTTGCCTCGCCATTGCTTGGATTGGTATTAGTATCATTCACGTTCCCGTCTGTTCCAGACGAATTTGTCCCTGGTGTATTTTCAGCTGGTACATCTGCTTCAATCAAAGGACGCTGTTCAACGCGGGAAACTGGCGGATAAAAGTCTTCAGATACGGGTTCATTCGTAAGTAACGAGCCATCTTCTGAGATTCTGCGCTGAACAATAATTTCGAAGCCCTCTTTGCCAGGAACTGCGTTTAAGACTTGTCCTTGCGATAGATTTTCACTATATTGAACGACAGTTTTAGGTTCAAATCGATTTGATTCAGCCACATAGGGTGTGTACTCGTATCGCAGCGGCATTCCTTCTATTGTAATAGCAAGCGCTTCACTGTCCCATTTCGCACGGACTGTATAAGAAGTATAATTAGGATTCGTCATAACATAATCTAACCCTATCTGTGCGTTAATGGCAGCTTCAAATCCAGGTTCTACTCCTTGCGTCAGTTCACGCCGAATTGTTCGATCTTCAATCCAAAAGTTCGTTTGTAACGAAGCTTGATATAACGTAGACGCGAGAATCGTCAGTTCATCTTCGTCCAATAGACCCGCTTGAGTATTCTCAATAAATTCAAGTAATGAAAATGGTGTTTTTGCTTCAATTTCGAATCCATCCAGCTCATCTATCAAATCGAGCATCGGTGCAGTCAAACCATCAACAGATGTCGTTGCAGATGCGATTTCGGTAAGGGTCTGAGTGGATTCCAGGTAATCTGTCAAAATGATAGATTGCGGCATGATTCCTGATTCCAGCTTCTCACTGATCCCCCTTGCAATCGATTGAATTTCTGTATCGCTGAAAGAGAGCATCGGCAATTGCTGGTGCAGCAATGTTCGAAGTCCATCTTGAGAAATTGTTGAAATAAGAGCGTTTTCCTCTTCAGACTGTGCTTGTTCAATGGTAGCAGAAGGGTTGTAATCTACTATTTCCGACGGCAAAGGAATGATCGCATCCTGGTAAAGTAAATCCGCCTGCAACTGATCCTGCATTCCTAACAATTCTGAAGTTAGCTTAACTTCAGCTTCCTTGTCAGTCTGTTTCGATAAATTAAAAGGCCCTGCATAGGTATGTTCCCCGAAGCGTTTACCGAAAAACAAGTTCTCTGCAGCAAATGATCCTGCGGACGCAATTCCAAAAAATAATAATGAAGCGCCCAAGATGCTTAAAAAATATGCTAGTATCGTTCGATTACCCATGTTCTGGACGCCTCCTTTTCAATACTCTTCGTAGAATCATATCATTACGCTTCTTGCCGCTTTGCTAGCAATACGGCTGTTGCAAAGGACAGTCCCAGTATGACGAGCAGGGCGTGCCAGAGTGACATCATCTGGTATGCTAATGCAGCCAGAGTTGCTATTACAGTGCTTATAAATAAGTATAGCGTTAAATTTGATGTCGTTTTTTTGATTTTGAAAACAACGAAAACGATACCTGCAATCACAGCAATTGTTAAGGATGTATATATCAGTGAAGCCATCTCCCTACTTTTCTATGATTTTATCTACTTTTATCGTATCAGAAATAATGGGCTTATATACAGGAAACTTAGGATCTTCTGGTGGATAAAATTCACCGGGATTGATATCGAACTCACCATTCTCCACTCTAGTTCCACCGCTCATAATTAAGGATTTACCGAGCACTGTCCCCTTTACCGTACCTCCACCTGATAATAAGATGTCTGCATTGGGTGCATTTAGCAGTGTATATTTAGCACTGCCTCCACCACTGATTTCTACCTTCTTACCACCTGTCAAGATGTTCCCTTGAAAACCCCCACCGCCTGAAATTTGGATATTTGTATTTTTCGCATATAAGGAACCATAGATTTTTTGGGCTCCTGACAAGCTTAATTCATTAGGTTTGATGCTTTCATTATCCAAAAAAATCTTTAAACGCTTAGAGTCCTGGGAAGTATTAACGACACTTCCAGATCCCATTGAAACTTTGCTCTTCACCATAAAAGTCAGATTACCAGTACCAATAATTTTGATTTTACCGTTGGCTACATTCAGATGATCTACTACTATTGTTCTATCGTTACTTCCGACATTTATTTCAAGAGTATTGTTCTCATCCACTTTTATCTCATTAAATTGATGATCCTTGTCTAACTCTAATCGATATCCGTCTGAAATATAGTTATCTATATAAAGACTTCCATTTTTGATTACTTCCTTTTTATTGCTCCCCTTGTAAATCACTTGGTTATTCATAAAAGACAACGGAGGATAAACAGGAAATTCCGGAAGACTGAATGTAACTTTATCATTCAATCCAAGCGGCTGATCAATATCCATCCATGAAGGCTTATCTAATGATTTATTTTCGTAACCAACCGGTACATATACTGAACCTTTAATGCTTATACCGCCAGATAAAGTTACCGAATTTGCAGCTGCTCTATTAGTTCCCACATTCCCCCAAATTTCAGCTCCCCCACTTAAATTGATAGTTCCATCTACAAAGACGGCAGTTTTTTCCGGATAGTTGAAACTTGGCGGTTTTACGGGCAGCAAGGGTTCACTTTCACCACCAGATTCTCCTCCTTCATTTATGTACGCGTACTTTATGGTTACATACTGGGTTAACGAACGTTTTTTAGTACCTATTTTACCGATGGAAGTTACTAGTATTTTATCAGAGACTTCCTTTTTATTCGTCGTTAGAGACACTGTCGGTGTAGAAGTTCCGTGCTTTTCAAAATCATACGGATATACAGGCGAGTCACTGACTGCATTTTTTACTGCCCGCAGATAGTTACCTTTCTGCACTTCCACAGATAACTTTTCCGTAGGTGCATAGTTAAGTATTTCTCTTTTCGCAATTCGTTCTATATCTTTAACAGTATAGTTCAAACCCGCCTCTGCTATATAAAAAGCTGATTTGTCATTTACTTCTTGTTTACTTAACGTATGCTGTTTAACAGTTAATCCTAGAATTGAAAGTGTTAGAACGGATAATACAAGAAGGACCATTAGGACTATGAGCAATGAATATCCACTCTCTGAAAGCTTTCTCACCTGCTGTCACCTTCCCGCAAAAATATTGAGGTTACAATCTCTTTCTCGGATCGGTCAGAGCCGTTAGTTATTATCGAGATATTAAGCGTGTCCCTGGAATTATTGAATTCCAATTTAAAGTCTTGAATGTTGTCAGCCAATATCGAGCTGTTTTTCATCAAGCCCATGTTGCTAAGTATGTAGACGTTTTTCCCAATTATTAACTCTGATTTTTGAGGATCTATTTTAATTTTATTATTATCATCTATTCTTCTAATCTCCCTTGTAATATCTTTAATAACAAACTGAAGACTTACTTCATTTGAGAACTGCTCATTCTGAGTATTATATTCTCTTTCCCCAAATAGTTGGGTCGATATTATTAGTAAGAATATCATTGATAACAGTACTAAAGCAGCTAGGACTTCAACCAATGACACCCCTCTAGAATTCATGTGTTTATTCATGACTAGTTCTCCAATATAGTAATGATTCAATAATAGAATTTGGTTTATCAGTTCCAGAAGAATAATTATTTATTATCACTCTCGTTACTCTATACCCATCTATTTTGTCTTGTTCTTCAAAGATGACTTCTATAAATCCTTTAGAAGTCGATTTATTATACTTTAAATTGGTTACTTTCTTAAATCCCTGGCCATTTAGCAAGATGCTATCTACACTTTCTAATGAACTTCCTTTTTGAGAATATGCTACAAATAACTCCATCAAGTCTTCAGCATAATTAGTATTATCATTTAGATCGTCAGTCTTTTTATTATAGAGAGCTGATTGACTAAAAATAGATAAGAAAGAAACTATAACTATGCCTAATATCACAAGGGAGGCTAGAATTTCGATAAGAGTCAGCCCGGACTCGTGACTGACATTCTTTTTATTCAACATTCGCCCACCTCTTTCGTTCCTTTTTCCTATCTCTAGCATAACGGAGGGAACCTTTGAGTTCAATAGAATTATACGTGTAAATGTTACAAAAAAAGACTGCCATGGCAGTCTTTTGTGTCCAAATAAATTTCCATCAAATTTTCAGCGGTTGCGTCAGTTCCCCTTCATAAACACCGACACGATTTCTTCCTGCCTGCTTCCCTCCTATATAAAGGGCGCGATCTGCATTTCGAAGCAGACTGCTGTCTGATTGGGTATCTTCGGGAATCGAAGAAACTCCCAGGCTAACTGTCAAGTTGATACCGATGGATTCATTATCATTCGATAAGTCAGGTTTTATCTCAAACGTGTATCTTTCGACTTCTTTACGAATTCTTTCAGCAAGAGAAACTGCCTCATCTTTTGTGAAATCAGGAAGCAGTAAAACAAATTCTTCTCCGCCATAACGTGCAAGTGTCCGCCCATCCGTTTCGTACTTTTTAAGAATTTGCGCGAACGTACATAAGATATCATTCCCGCTTTGATGTCCATACGAGTCATTGATAGATTTGAAATGATCGATATCTAAAATGATGGCAGAAAGACTTGAAATCTCTTGTTCATGGAAGAGACTGAGTTCATGACTAAGTTTCTTGGTCAAATAACGGAAGTTGTACAGATTAGTGAGACCGCATTTTTCGCTCCGTTCAATAGTTTGTTCATAATGAAACGCTTTCAATACCGCTGCTTCGAAGTAACTTGTTAGCAAATCAACCATTTTTTCATCTAGTTCTTCAAAGAAATGTTTTCTAAATGACGTCATTACCAGGTATCCTTCAATATTCCCTTGACGTTTAACCGGAGCAACCATCACACTTTCAACGGCAGAACTAAAATGGAAATTATCTAAACTCGTTAATTCTGATGATTTTCCATATACCTGAGTTCTAGTTACTGGAAGTTTCTCGAGTGTTCCTTTTTCATAGTTGAAAAATTGAGGGCTTCTTGTTAGGTTCCCTGCTTCCACACTCGAAAGCAAAACTAATTTCTGCCCTTTTCTTAAATCCAATAAGTAAGCTTGATCATAATTTACTACAGACTGGATTTTTTGCGTAAATATATCCAAGACTTCAATGGATCGCAAGCTATCCGTCAATTCATGACCAATTTCAACAGCTGAAGATAGTTTTTTATTAAGGCTATCACTTGAAAAGTACATTTTGAAAATTATTTGCATAAACAAGAAAGGGACACCCAGTAATAATACTGATTGTATTCCAAGTTTAGCAGTCAACAAACTGTAGGAAATCGCCATTGGCAATAAAACAAGAGAAGTAACAAAGTCCCATAATGCCACTGTGAAAAAATCCTTCGTTTCTTCTTTTTCAAATTTGATGAACAAGTAAATCACAATGTTATTAAGTGTTGCATAGCTAATTGCATATACTAATCCCGCACTCACGAGTTTCCAAGGTTCCAGAGAATTGTCAAAACTCCCGCCAGCGAAGTAGAACATAAAAGCACTGCCAAGCGATACGATTGTAAACATCAATGAGTTTGAAAGAAATCGATAGGATGCTGGCAAAGGAGATTTAGTCGTTAATTGCAAAATGATAATGGCAATTTGCATGAAAAGCATTTCGGTTAAAAGACCGTACTGAAAAAACACTGTGAAAATGATAAATCGCTCCAAAGAGATATAATCACCAAGAATTTTCAGTGGGAATATCATCGTAAAACATAAAATCACCAAATTTATCAAGATGAAGGATTTATTCATCTCATGGAAAGGAAAGTTCGAATAAACGAAATAAAATGCACTTGGAACTATTAATATCCAAACAAAAAATAAGATCCAATGTTTCTGACGTGTCAGATTCACTCTTGCCTCTCCTTTCCAACTAGTTTATTTCTGATATCCAGCTACACGATTCCGCCCTGCCTGCTTTGCACCGATATAAAGCGCTCGATCCGCATTTCTCAATAAGGTCATTGCTTCATCAGTATCTTGCGGGGCTGTAGAAATACCAATGCTCGAAGTAATGTGTATTGTTTTTCGATTTCTTTGGTTAGCCAGATCATCATATAGATACATCGGAGTATTTCTAATTTCTTTTCGCACTGATTCAGCAAATTCTAAAACTTGATCTTTTGAAGAGTTAGGCACCAAATATACAAATTCTTCTCCTCCATATCGTGCCAACAATCCGTCAAGAGGTATCATTTGGTTAAGCAGGTTAGCTAACTGTTTTAATATTTCATTCCCACTTTCATGACCATATGTATCGTTTACTAATTTAAACCGATCTATATCTAGCATTACAACTGACAAGTTAGTATGAACACCACTATTTAACATTTCCATGTCTGATTCAAGTCTTTGTTCAAAAATTTTATAATTATACAGACCAGTCAGTTCACATCTATCACTGATACGTTGGGCTTCTTCTATATACCGTGCTTTTTCTACTGCGATTACGAAATAAGAACTTAATAAATCTAAAATTCTAAGGTGATAGTCTTTAAAAGCTTTAACTTTATTGCTGCCTAAAATTAATACCCCTTCTATTTTGCTATTTCTTACTAGAGGAATACATAATAAACTTTCAAGATTTTCGGGCGCAGTTTTTACAGATTGATTAATCCATTCTTCTCTTTTCGAGTATAGTACCGGTTTTTTAGACAAAAGAA
Proteins encoded in this region:
- a CDS encoding GGDEF domain-containing protein, with protein sequence MERFIIFTVFFQYGLLTEMLFMQIAIIILQLTTKSPLPASYRFLSNSLMFTIVSLGSAFMFYFAGGSFDNSLEPWKLVSAGLVYAISYATLNNIVIYLFIKFEKEETKDFFTVALWDFVTSLVLLPMAISYSLLTAKLGIQSVLLLGVPFLFMQIIFKMYFSSDSLNKKLSSAVEIGHELTDSLRSIEVLDIFTQKIQSVVNYDQAYLLDLRKGQKLVLLSSVEAGNLTRSPQFFNYEKGTLEKLPVTRTQVYGKSSELTSLDNFHFSSAVESVMVAPVKRQGNIEGYLVMTSFRKHFFEELDEKMVDLLTSYFEAAVLKAFHYEQTIERSEKCGLTNLYNFRYLTKKLSHELSLFHEQEISSLSAIILDIDHFKSINDSYGHQSGNDILCTFAQILKKYETDGRTLARYGGEEFVLLLPDFTKDEAVSLAERIRKEVERYTFEIKPDLSNDNESIGINLTVSLGVSSIPEDTQSDSSLLRNADRALYIGGKQAGRNRVGVYEGELTQPLKI